A genome region from Maridesulfovibrio salexigens DSM 2638 includes the following:
- the nhaB gene encoding sodium/proton antiporter NhaB, producing MPKSLAKTFVNTFLGHAPMWYKLAILAFLVINPIIMATVGPFVAGWVLIAEFIFTLTMALKCYPLPAGGLLAMEAVLIGLTTPETIYHEAHHNFEVILLLIFMVAGIYFMKDFLQFTFTRILVNVRSKKLISLLFCFAGAFLSAFLDALTVTAVIMAVALGFYSVYHKYVSSGADKGSHSLDSDLHLKEKNREELKEFRGFLRNLMMHGAVGTALGGVCTLVGEPQNLLIGSEMGWHFIPFAVNVAPVTMPVFVIGLLTCLLTEQFKICGYGYSLPGNIRSFLFEEAMRQEEKQGQAGKVKLIIQALIGVWLILALAFHLAAVGIVGLSIIVLLTAFTGVIEESRIGPAFEEALPFTALLVVFFAVVAVIHSQELFKPIISYVLSMQGQAQLMAYYVANGVLSAISDNVFVATVYISETKMHFVHVLDAIPGIGMSGQELMAKLTDPHAVRADVIATLPQAAGAQVQAAMHQFDKLAVAINTGTNIPSVATPNGQAAFLFLLTSALAPVIRLSYGRMVLLALPYTITMSITGLLAVDWFL from the coding sequence ATGCCCAAATCATTGGCAAAGACTTTTGTGAATACCTTTCTGGGTCATGCCCCGATGTGGTATAAACTGGCTATTCTGGCCTTCCTGGTTATCAACCCCATAATCATGGCCACCGTAGGACCCTTCGTAGCGGGCTGGGTTCTAATTGCGGAATTTATTTTCACCCTGACAATGGCTCTGAAATGCTACCCCCTTCCGGCGGGCGGCCTACTGGCAATGGAAGCAGTTCTCATCGGACTGACGACTCCTGAAACCATCTATCACGAAGCTCACCACAACTTTGAAGTTATCCTGCTGCTGATCTTCATGGTAGCTGGTATCTACTTCATGAAGGACTTTTTACAGTTTACCTTCACCCGTATTCTGGTCAACGTCCGCTCCAAGAAGCTGATCTCTCTATTGTTCTGCTTTGCCGGAGCCTTCCTTTCCGCATTCCTTGATGCACTGACCGTTACCGCCGTTATCATGGCTGTTGCGCTGGGTTTTTACAGTGTCTACCACAAGTATGTTTCCAGCGGCGCGGACAAAGGTTCTCACAGCCTTGATTCCGACCTGCACCTCAAAGAAAAGAACCGCGAAGAACTTAAAGAGTTCCGCGGCTTCCTGCGTAACCTGATGATGCACGGTGCTGTCGGTACCGCCCTCGGTGGCGTGTGCACACTTGTCGGTGAGCCCCAGAACCTGCTTATCGGTAGCGAAATGGGCTGGCACTTCATCCCATTTGCAGTAAACGTAGCGCCCGTAACAATGCCTGTTTTTGTTATCGGCCTTCTGACCTGTCTGCTGACAGAACAATTCAAAATCTGCGGCTACGGCTATAGTCTTCCCGGCAACATCCGCTCCTTCCTCTTTGAAGAAGCAATGCGTCAGGAAGAAAAGCAGGGACAGGCAGGCAAGGTTAAACTCATCATTCAGGCACTGATCGGTGTCTGGCTGATTCTTGCTCTGGCCTTCCACCTTGCTGCTGTTGGTATTGTCGGCCTCTCAATTATCGTACTTCTTACCGCCTTCACCGGTGTTATCGAAGAAAGCCGCATCGGACCCGCATTCGAAGAGGCTCTGCCCTTCACCGCACTCCTTGTTGTATTCTTCGCTGTAGTTGCTGTTATCCACTCTCAGGAGCTCTTCAAGCCTATTATCTCATACGTGCTTAGCATGCAGGGTCAGGCCCAGCTTATGGCCTATTACGTGGCAAACGGAGTACTCTCAGCAATCTCTGACAACGTATTCGTTGCTACCGTATACATATCCGAAACCAAAATGCATTTTGTCCACGTACTCGATGCGATTCCCGGTATCGGCATGAGCGGACAGGAACTGATGGCTAAGCTGACCGATCCCCACGCAGTACGCGCGGATGTCATCGCCACTCTGCCTCAGGCTGCAGGCGCACAGGTTCAGGCAGCTATGCACCAGTTCGACAAACTTGCTGTAGCAATCAACACCGGAACCAACATTCCTTCCGTTGCAACACCGAACGGACAGGCCGCGTTCCTCTTCCTGCTGACCAGCGCACTGGCACCTGTAATCAGGCTTTCCTACGGCAGAATGGTTCTGCTGGCACTGCCCTACACCATCACAATGTCCATCACCGGACTGCTGGCTGTAGACTGGTTCCTGTAG
- a CDS encoding DivIVA domain-containing protein, whose product MSLSKIDLLNKKFSKSLFGYSKSEVDQLMVELAEVLGTSADEKKQLQKMVSRRESTITEFRQREETLRDTLMTTQKMVDDLKATARKEAEVIINEAHSRAEVILQQAHNRLAQIHEDINELKRQRTRFEVELKALLESHLKTLEIGDPEVEKVEAIESKLKFFKKAK is encoded by the coding sequence ATGAGTCTTTCAAAAATAGACTTACTTAATAAAAAATTCTCGAAGTCACTATTCGGATACTCCAAGAGTGAAGTTGACCAGCTCATGGTTGAACTCGCGGAGGTTCTGGGGACTTCTGCCGATGAGAAAAAGCAGCTCCAGAAGATGGTTTCCCGTCGTGAGAGCACTATCACTGAGTTTCGCCAGCGTGAAGAAACACTGCGCGATACCTTGATGACCACCCAGAAGATGGTGGATGACCTTAAGGCTACCGCAAGGAAAGAAGCCGAAGTCATCATCAATGAAGCCCATTCCAGGGCAGAGGTGATTTTGCAGCAGGCGCATAACAGGCTTGCCCAGATTCACGAGGACATCAATGAGCTGAAACGGCAGAGAACCCGTTTTGAGGTTGAGTTGAAAGCTCTCCTTGAGTCCCATCTCAAAACTTTGGAGATAGGTGATCCCGAAGTTGAGAAAGTCGAAGCCATCGAATCCAAACTTAAATTCTTCAAGAAGGCCAAGTGA
- the infA gene encoding translation initiation factor IF-1 → MAKEEGIAVNGIVEEALPNAMFRVELENGHEVLAHISGKMRKFRIRVMPGDKVTVELSPYDLTRGRITYRPR, encoded by the coding sequence TTGGCTAAAGAAGAAGGCATTGCAGTTAATGGTATTGTAGAAGAAGCTCTCCCTAACGCTATGTTTCGCGTAGAGCTTGAAAATGGTCATGAGGTTCTGGCTCACATCTCCGGCAAAATGCGTAAATTCCGCATCAGAGTTATGCCCGGTGATAAAGTTACCGTTGAGCTCTCTCCTTACGATCTCACTCGCGGCAGAATTACTTACCGTCCCCGGTAG
- a CDS encoding HAD family hydrolase, translating to MESIHISAVTPPDVVKEIKGVIFDCDGVLINSFESNKWYYNKFKEKFGLDLMDAEEEKAVHALTHAAALKHILPEEFHDEAFAFSKDPSLKEGINYIEVEEGLTRLLEWLRTNNIRMGINTNRTDTLPLVLQMFDIEGFFAPMVTSQTLPNTKPHPEGVHYILDKWKMKPEEVVYIGDTWVDESCAERAGVEFWAYRSPTLNARLHVDSYWTLCNLLEKARNDVWSSCGCGQLKFI from the coding sequence ATGGAATCAATACATATCAGCGCGGTAACGCCTCCTGACGTGGTTAAAGAAATCAAAGGTGTGATTTTTGACTGCGATGGGGTCTTGATCAATTCCTTTGAATCCAATAAGTGGTACTACAACAAGTTCAAGGAAAAGTTTGGACTTGATCTAATGGATGCAGAAGAAGAAAAAGCCGTCCATGCATTGACTCATGCTGCTGCCCTTAAGCATATCCTGCCTGAAGAATTCCATGATGAAGCCTTTGCCTTCAGTAAAGACCCCTCACTTAAGGAAGGGATTAATTACATTGAAGTGGAAGAAGGGCTGACCCGTCTACTTGAGTGGCTGAGAACTAATAATATCCGTATGGGTATCAATACCAACCGTACTGATACTCTCCCGCTGGTTTTACAAATGTTTGATATTGAGGGGTTCTTTGCGCCAATGGTTACTTCGCAGACCCTGCCTAATACCAAGCCCCATCCGGAGGGCGTTCATTACATTTTAGATAAATGGAAAATGAAGCCCGAAGAGGTCGTCTATATTGGTGACACATGGGTGGATGAGAGCTGTGCCGAGCGTGCAGGGGTTGAGTTTTGGGCTTACCGCAGTCCGACCCTTAATGCCCGTTTGCATGTGGATAGCTATTGGACTCTTTGCAACCTGCTGGAAAAGGCCCGGAACGATGTCTGGTCCAGTTGCGGTTGTGGTCAGCTAAAGTTTATTTAA
- a CDS encoding DUF465 domain-containing protein — MEQREIELIEQLVGQDSEINALWNQHNEFKKLIDKMEAKSYLSDTETQEVKELKKKKLAGKTKLQALLDKHK, encoded by the coding sequence ATGGAACAGAGAGAAATTGAACTGATCGAGCAGCTAGTGGGCCAGGATAGCGAAATTAACGCTCTATGGAATCAGCACAACGAATTCAAGAAACTCATCGATAAAATGGAAGCTAAGTCCTACCTGAGTGACACTGAAACTCAGGAGGTCAAAGAACTCAAAAAGAAAAAACTCGCTGGAAAGACAAAGCTGCAAGCTTTGCTCGACAAGCATAAATAA
- the ilvN gene encoding acetolactate synthase small subunit, whose amino-acid sequence MRHTLSVTVENEPGVLSRVAGLFSGRGFNIESLNVAPTLEEGVSHMTITTIGDEHIVEQIVKQLRKLVTVIKVVDMVEHKAVEREMVILKVNAEDNKRAEILRIVDIFRCKVVDVSPDELSIEVTGDHGKIEALINLLTRFGIKEVARTGTVAMKRALQV is encoded by the coding sequence ATGAGACATACTTTATCCGTGACAGTTGAAAACGAGCCCGGGGTTCTTTCCAGAGTTGCAGGACTGTTCAGCGGGCGAGGATTCAACATTGAATCCCTCAACGTAGCTCCCACCCTTGAGGAGGGAGTGTCCCACATGACTATTACAACTATCGGCGATGAACACATCGTTGAGCAAATCGTTAAACAGCTTCGCAAGCTGGTTACGGTTATTAAAGTTGTGGACATGGTTGAACACAAGGCTGTTGAGCGTGAAATGGTCATTCTCAAGGTAAATGCCGAAGACAACAAACGAGCTGAAATTCTGCGTATTGTGGATATTTTCCGCTGCAAGGTTGTTGATGTGAGCCCGGACGAACTATCTATTGAAGTCACCGGTGACCACGGCAAGATCGAAGCACTGATCAACCTATTGACCAGATTCGGTATCAAGGAAGTCGCCCGTACAGGTACCGTCGCTATGAAGCGCGCCCTGCAAGTTTAG
- a CDS encoding YggT family protein, whose translation MDYVILAVAKVLSLVLNLYMWVVIISALITWVNPDPYNPIVRFLRSVTEPVFAKVRQYLPFVNIGGFDLSPIVVLLAIQMLDIALVGNLTRLAYGM comes from the coding sequence ATGGATTACGTGATTCTTGCCGTGGCGAAGGTCCTTTCGCTCGTACTTAATCTCTATATGTGGGTGGTTATCATTTCCGCCCTGATTACTTGGGTCAATCCTGATCCCTACAATCCCATTGTCAGATTTTTGCGTAGCGTGACTGAGCCTGTCTTTGCCAAGGTTAGGCAGTATCTTCCCTTTGTAAATATTGGTGGATTTGACCTTTCACCCATTGTTGTGCTTCTGGCTATCCAGATGCTCGACATTGCGCTGGTGGGTAACCTCACCAGACTCGCTTATGGTATGTAG
- the tsaA gene encoding tRNA (N6-threonylcarbamoyladenosine(37)-N6)-methyltransferase TrmO, translating to MDTTLEIIGYLRSDIKEREKAPKQGSEGGIEATVEINEKYSEALEGLEAGAEILLFTWLHKADRSYQKVHPRGDESRPKRGVFSTRSPDRPNPIGLHPVTITAINGCKIKVRPMEAIDGTPLVDIKIGQRKK from the coding sequence ATGGACACTACTCTTGAAATCATCGGTTATTTACGGTCAGACATTAAAGAACGCGAAAAAGCCCCTAAACAAGGCAGCGAGGGTGGAATTGAAGCTACAGTAGAAATAAACGAAAAATACAGTGAAGCACTGGAAGGATTGGAAGCAGGAGCTGAGATATTACTTTTCACATGGCTGCACAAAGCAGACAGGAGCTATCAAAAGGTTCATCCGCGTGGCGATGAATCACGTCCAAAACGGGGCGTATTCTCGACCCGTTCCCCGGACAGACCTAATCCTATCGGCCTTCATCCGGTGACCATCACCGCCATTAACGGCTGCAAAATAAAAGTCCGCCCTATGGAAGCCATAGACGGAACACCGCTGGTCGACATAAAAATAGGCCAACGCAAAAAATAG
- a CDS encoding DUF167 domain-containing protein, with protein MSEVIAELPSYIRPCGHGSWRVSVWVQPGAKNEGITGEYQDSVRVRINAPAVDNKANKALAAFVATRLGLKKRNISIASGHSNRKKVLLVESDVEPRWDGIIPASA; from the coding sequence GTGAGCGAAGTTATAGCTGAACTCCCATCTTACATCAGGCCCTGCGGACACGGTTCGTGGAGGGTCTCTGTGTGGGTGCAACCCGGCGCCAAGAACGAAGGTATCACCGGGGAGTATCAGGACAGCGTGCGTGTGCGGATAAACGCGCCCGCTGTTGATAACAAAGCCAACAAGGCTCTTGCCGCATTTGTCGCGACCCGTCTGGGTCTTAAAAAGCGAAATATTTCCATTGCATCAGGGCATTCCAACCGTAAAAAGGTTTTACTGGTGGAGTCCGATGTTGAACCGCGCTGGGATGGGATAATCCCTGCCAGCGCCTGA
- the ilvB gene encoding biosynthetic-type acetolactate synthase large subunit, with protein MELTGAQIFLECLKKEGVDVVFGFPGGAVIDIYDELPNYPFKHILVRHEQGAIHAADGYARATGDVGVCLVTSGPGATNTVTGIATAYMDSIPVVIFTGQVPTPLIGNDAFQEVDIVGITRPCTKHNYLVKDIKDLAYTVRQAFYLARTGRPGPVLVDLPKDIMQQKFEFEWPEDVSLRSYNPNLKPHARQIKKVAKLIEGAERPLIYAGGGVISSGAEDELTWLAQSLNIPVTATLMGLGAFPGEDPLWLGMLGMHGTYAANMAINNADLVLAIGARFDDRVTGKVSTFAPKATLVHIDIDPTSIQKNVAVHVPLVADCKSALSALKSEMEPNLDSVDWEVAHAVWVRQVQEWSETHPLRYKKGDTEFIKPQRVVEKVYEISKGEAIVATEVGQNQMWAAQFYKFKRSKSFLSSGGLGTMGFGFPAAIGAQMAFPDKLVVNIAGDGSIQMNIQEMMTAVCNNLPVKIVILNNGYLGMVRQWQELFYNRNYCETCMDAQPDFVKLAEAYGAAGYRVTEEKDLEPVLKEAFSNGKPTIIDVRVDPEENVYPMVPAGASLTDMLLV; from the coding sequence ATGGAGCTCACCGGAGCTCAGATATTTCTTGAATGTCTGAAAAAGGAGGGTGTGGACGTCGTATTCGGATTCCCTGGAGGAGCCGTAATTGATATATACGACGAATTGCCCAATTATCCGTTTAAGCACATACTTGTAAGGCACGAACAGGGTGCAATCCATGCTGCGGACGGCTATGCACGCGCCACCGGCGATGTAGGAGTCTGCCTCGTGACATCAGGTCCCGGAGCGACCAACACTGTTACCGGCATAGCAACGGCGTATATGGATTCAATTCCGGTGGTTATTTTCACCGGACAGGTTCCCACACCGCTGATCGGAAACGATGCGTTTCAGGAAGTGGATATCGTAGGAATCACCCGACCCTGCACAAAGCATAATTATTTGGTTAAGGACATTAAGGACCTTGCCTATACTGTACGACAGGCCTTTTATCTGGCCCGTACAGGACGTCCCGGCCCGGTTCTGGTTGACCTGCCAAAGGATATTATGCAGCAGAAATTCGAGTTCGAATGGCCTGAAGATGTGTCGCTGCGGAGCTACAACCCCAATCTGAAACCGCATGCGCGGCAGATTAAAAAAGTCGCAAAATTGATCGAAGGTGCAGAAAGGCCCTTGATTTATGCAGGCGGAGGGGTTATCAGCTCTGGAGCTGAGGATGAATTGACATGGCTCGCTCAGAGCCTGAACATTCCGGTGACCGCTACCCTTATGGGGCTGGGCGCCTTTCCCGGAGAAGATCCCCTTTGGCTGGGGATGTTGGGAATGCACGGCACCTACGCCGCAAACATGGCAATAAATAACGCGGACCTCGTCCTGGCAATCGGGGCGAGGTTCGATGACCGTGTTACCGGTAAGGTTAGCACTTTTGCCCCCAAAGCCACTCTTGTTCACATCGATATTGACCCCACCTCAATTCAGAAGAACGTAGCCGTACACGTGCCTCTGGTCGCTGACTGCAAAAGCGCACTGTCTGCATTAAAGAGTGAAATGGAACCGAACCTTGATTCCGTGGACTGGGAAGTTGCCCACGCTGTATGGGTCAGGCAGGTTCAGGAATGGTCAGAAACTCATCCCCTGCGATATAAAAAGGGCGACACCGAATTCATTAAGCCCCAACGAGTTGTGGAGAAAGTCTACGAAATCAGTAAAGGCGAAGCCATTGTCGCTACTGAAGTAGGCCAGAACCAGATGTGGGCTGCCCAGTTCTATAAGTTTAAACGCTCCAAATCTTTCCTTTCATCAGGTGGTCTCGGTACCATGGGCTTCGGTTTTCCCGCAGCTATCGGCGCTCAGATGGCCTTCCCCGACAAACTTGTGGTGAATATTGCCGGTGACGGTTCTATTCAGATGAATATTCAGGAAATGATGACTGCTGTCTGCAACAACCTTCCCGTAAAAATTGTTATTTTGAATAACGGCTATCTCGGAATGGTCCGCCAGTGGCAGGAGCTTTTTTACAATCGCAACTACTGTGAAACCTGCATGGATGCCCAGCCGGACTTCGTTAAACTTGCCGAAGCATACGGAGCTGCTGGGTACAGGGTTACTGAAGAAAAAGACCTCGAACCGGTGCTTAAGGAAGCTTTCTCCAACGGAAAGCCGACCATCATCGATGTCCGTGTGGATCCGGAAGAGAACGTGTACCCCATGGTCCCGGCCGGTGCTTCATTAACCGACATGCTGCTCGTTTAG
- the ilvC gene encoding ketol-acid reductoisomerase has protein sequence MKVYYENDADLNLLKDKTVAIIGYGSQGHAHAQNLRDSGVKVVVGQRPGGANYELAKEHGFEPVSAAEAAAQADLIMILLPDQVQAEVYKNDIAPNLKSGDVLAFGHGFNIHFEQIAPPADVDVIMAAPKGPGHLVRRTYTEGGAVPAIIAVDQDASGKAFDIALAYAKGIGATRSGVLQTTFREETETDLFGEQAVLCGGLSELIKAGFETLVEAGYQPEIAYFECLHECKLIIDLIYEGGLAKMRDSISDTAEYGDLTRGPRVINDKSREEMKKILKEIQQGEFAREFIAENMTGKAHFSAMRRIGKEHQIEQVGGELRKMMSWLKK, from the coding sequence ATGAAAGTTTATTATGAAAATGATGCTGATCTGAATCTGCTTAAAGATAAGACAGTTGCCATCATCGGTTACGGTAGCCAGGGCCACGCCCACGCACAGAACCTTCGTGATTCCGGTGTTAAAGTTGTTGTAGGTCAGCGTCCCGGTGGCGCCAACTACGAGCTTGCCAAGGAACACGGTTTTGAACCTGTCAGCGCTGCTGAAGCTGCAGCTCAGGCTGATCTGATCATGATTCTTCTGCCCGACCAGGTTCAGGCTGAAGTTTACAAAAATGACATCGCTCCCAACCTCAAGTCCGGCGACGTTCTTGCTTTCGGTCACGGTTTCAACATTCATTTCGAACAGATTGCTCCCCCGGCAGATGTTGACGTAATCATGGCTGCCCCTAAAGGCCCCGGCCATCTCGTACGTCGCACCTACACTGAAGGCGGAGCAGTTCCTGCGATCATCGCAGTCGATCAGGATGCCTCCGGTAAAGCTTTTGATATCGCACTTGCTTACGCAAAAGGTATCGGCGCAACCCGCTCCGGCGTTCTGCAGACCACCTTCCGCGAAGAAACAGAAACTGACCTTTTCGGTGAGCAGGCTGTTCTCTGCGGTGGTCTTTCCGAGCTGATCAAAGCTGGGTTCGAAACTCTTGTTGAAGCCGGTTACCAGCCTGAAATCGCATACTTTGAGTGTCTGCACGAGTGCAAGCTGATCATCGACCTCATTTACGAAGGTGGCCTCGCCAAAATGCGTGATTCCATCTCCGACACTGCTGAGTACGGTGACCTTACTCGCGGCCCCCGCGTTATCAACGACAAGAGCCGTGAAGAAATGAAGAAGATCCTCAAAGAAATCCAGCAGGGTGAATTCGCACGTGAATTCATCGCTGAGAACATGACCGGTAAGGCTCACTTCTCTGCTATGCGCCGCATCGGTAAGGAGCACCAGATCGAACAGGTCGGTGGCGAACTCCGTAAAATGATGAGCTGGCTCAAGAAGTAA
- a CDS encoding RNA recognition motif domain-containing protein has product MSKNIYVGNLPWSSSEEDVRAAFEEFGEVISVKLINDRETGRPRGFGFVEMEDEGAIQAIENLDGSDFGGRNLKVNEARPREPRPRRW; this is encoded by the coding sequence ATGTCGAAGAACATTTACGTGGGTAATCTTCCTTGGAGTTCCTCTGAGGAAGATGTAAGGGCTGCTTTTGAAGAGTTTGGTGAAGTAATTTCCGTTAAACTCATCAATGACCGTGAAACTGGCCGCCCCCGCGGATTCGGTTTTGTTGAAATGGAAGACGAAGGCGCTATTCAGGCTATTGAAAATCTTGATGGTTCTGACTTTGGCGGACGTAATCTGAAAGTAAACGAAGCTCGTCCCCGCGAACCACGTCCCAGACGCTGGTAA